In Ignavibacteriales bacterium, the following are encoded in one genomic region:
- the apbC gene encoding iron-sulfur cluster carrier protein ApbC: MNEEKIIEVIARFRDPVLKKDFASLRFIKGISLKGNSLSVILGTSDLTDSSIDKLRNEISEMLKIEFPNLEEVNIDFEPAVLEHKNPKKSSIIPKVKNTIAVASGKGGVGKSTVTVNLACALRSLGFKVGIIDADIYGPSIPLMMNLKGKPSVTKVDGKNKLVPMEQYGVEVMSIGFLMEEGTAVVWRGPMASSALKQFMSDVVWGDLDFILFDMPPGTGDIQLTLSQTLPLTGAVIVTTPQEISLADARKGYIMFSKVNVPTLGIIENMSYYQKENGDKDYIFGQGGGEKMSSEYNVDLLGEIPINTNIREYGDSGKPMVISDPDSKEARIFIDIARKLVKEVNIKNNISEKVPSLEIEI, encoded by the coding sequence ATGAACGAAGAAAAGATCATTGAAGTAATTGCCAGGTTTAGGGATCCGGTGTTAAAAAAAGATTTTGCGTCACTCAGGTTTATCAAAGGTATTTCTCTAAAAGGAAACTCACTCTCGGTAATTTTAGGAACTTCGGACTTAACGGATTCCTCAATTGATAAATTAAGGAATGAAATTTCGGAGATGCTGAAGATAGAATTTCCAAACCTTGAAGAAGTAAATATTGATTTTGAACCTGCCGTGCTTGAGCACAAGAATCCGAAGAAATCTTCCATAATACCTAAAGTAAAGAATACGATCGCAGTTGCGTCAGGCAAAGGGGGTGTTGGCAAATCAACTGTTACTGTAAATCTTGCCTGTGCCCTGAGGTCACTTGGATTTAAGGTTGGTATAATTGACGCCGACATATACGGACCATCTATTCCCTTAATGATGAACTTAAAAGGAAAACCATCCGTAACAAAGGTTGACGGGAAAAACAAGCTTGTGCCGATGGAGCAATATGGTGTCGAGGTTATGTCTATCGGGTTTCTAATGGAAGAGGGGACAGCAGTTGTATGGCGCGGTCCGATGGCTTCCAGCGCGCTGAAGCAGTTCATGAGTGATGTAGTATGGGGCGATCTTGATTTTATCCTGTTCGATATGCCTCCCGGGACGGGTGATATACAGCTTACTCTAAGCCAAACACTCCCGCTCACCGGTGCAGTAATTGTTACCACCCCGCAGGAGATATCTCTTGCAGATGCTAGAAAAGGGTATATCATGTTTAGCAAAGTAAACGTTCCAACGCTCGGGATCATCGAAAATATGAGTTATTATCAGAAGGAGAATGGTGACAAGGACTACATTTTTGGACAGGGAGGCGGTGAAAAAATGAGCTCAGAATATAATGTGGATCTTCTCGGGGAGATCCCGATAAATACAAATATTAGAGAGTATGGTGATTCTGGTAAACCGATGGTTATTTCCGATCCGGATTCAAAAGAAGCTCGAATATTTATTGATATTGCTAGAAAGCTAGTAAAAGAAGTGAACATTAAAAACAACATTTCCGAAAAAGTACCTTCACTGGAAATAGAAATTTAA
- a CDS encoding DUF4097 family beta strand repeat protein, with the protein MQKIILILICLIPLTSVKAQDEPTLQMDRTFNTSSGLKLDYNGTSGDLIINTWDKDEARIMVYANQNATENIEIKLVDGNGGINIKESSKYHSARNQNIQLKYEITLPSDYNININSSSSDYEINNLSGSVKVKTASGDGELVNVIGSINISSASGDLIIENVVGDVKFNSASGDISSGNLVGASDIKTASGDISLKYITDYAKISSTSGNVTYITGTSTPGASINTTSGDITIILSDDTQATIQYDTKNVKNGHTENDIFNGGGNVIECKTKSGEIIVETGGNY; encoded by the coding sequence ATGCAAAAAATTATTCTAATTTTAATTTGTCTTATACCTTTAACAAGCGTAAAAGCTCAGGACGAACCTACACTGCAAATGGACAGGACCTTTAATACGTCATCAGGTCTCAAGCTGGATTACAATGGAACATCTGGGGACCTTATAATAAATACATGGGATAAAGATGAGGCAAGGATAATGGTTTACGCAAACCAGAATGCTACTGAAAATATCGAGATCAAGCTTGTTGACGGTAACGGTGGTATAAACATTAAGGAATCCTCAAAATACCATTCTGCAAGGAATCAGAATATACAATTGAAATATGAAATAACCTTACCCTCAGACTATAATATCAATATCAACTCTTCATCGAGCGATTATGAGATTAACAACCTTTCCGGATCGGTAAAAGTAAAAACAGCCAGTGGAGACGGCGAACTTGTAAATGTGATCGGCTCGATAAATATATCTTCGGCAAGCGGTGACCTGATAATCGAAAATGTTGTTGGCGACGTTAAGTTCAATAGCGCCAGCGGGGATATTTCGTCGGGGAATCTAGTTGGGGCTTCAGACATTAAAACAGCAAGTGGGGATATTTCGCTTAAGTATATAACAGATTATGCAAAGATAAGTTCAACAAGCGGTAACGTAACATATATAACGGGAACTTCAACCCCCGGCGCTTCTATCAATACAACCAGCGGTGATATAACAATAATCCTTTCTGATGATACACAGGCAACGATACAATATGACACAAAGAATGTCAAGAATGGACATACTGAAAATGATATATTTAATGGCGGTGGGAATGTGATAGAGTGCAAGACAAAGAGCGGTGAGATCATCGTCGAGACCGGAGGGAATTATTAA
- a CDS encoding NifU family protein — translation MTLEEINNSLEKVRPYLREDGGDVEAVDIKDGNIVEVRLLGNCSGCALSQMTLRAGIERALMRDFPEIKRIEAIN, via the coding sequence ATTACACTCGAAGAAATAAATAACTCGCTCGAAAAGGTCCGACCTTATCTCCGCGAAGACGGTGGAGATGTTGAGGCTGTAGATATAAAAGATGGTAATATCGTTGAGGTTAGGCTTTTAGGTAATTGTTCGGGCTGTGCATTAAGCCAGATGACGCTGAGAGCCGGAATAGAGAGAGCATTAATGCGTGACTTCCCAGAAATAAAAAGGATTGAAGCTATTAATTGA
- a CDS encoding MBL fold metallo-hydrolase, which produces MKVTILGTGTSQGVPVIGCGCRTCTSPNPKDRRLRTSAYIDIDGQKLLIDTSADFRQQMLLNKLDDVDAVLYTHHHIDHIAGMDDLRQINQRLDKFINLYGNDLTMDEISITFRYVFDEYLINHKAVPLVNIHRIENKPFKIVNTEILPIEVIHGRLPIFGYRIHNFAYITDASYIPEEEEHKLEGLDVLILNALRIRPHPTHFNLEQATELALKYKAKKTYFTHITHDIFHDEISASLPPNIFLGYDGLTFELE; this is translated from the coding sequence ATGAAAGTAACAATTCTTGGCACTGGCACTTCACAAGGTGTCCCGGTAATAGGTTGCGGATGCCGAACATGTACATCCCCAAATCCCAAAGACAGAAGATTAAGAACATCAGCATATATAGATATCGACGGGCAAAAACTTTTAATAGATACTTCAGCCGACTTTCGACAGCAGATGTTGCTAAATAAGCTCGATGATGTAGATGCAGTTCTTTACACACATCATCATATAGATCACATAGCAGGAATGGATGATCTAAGGCAGATCAATCAACGTTTGGATAAATTTATAAACCTTTACGGAAACGATCTCACAATGGATGAGATTTCCATTACATTCCGATATGTTTTTGATGAATATTTGATTAACCATAAGGCTGTTCCACTAGTAAATATTCACAGAATAGAAAATAAGCCGTTTAAAATTGTCAATACCGAGATACTACCTATCGAAGTAATTCATGGAAGGCTCCCGATATTCGGATACAGAATTCATAATTTTGCCTATATAACGGACGCAAGTTATATCCCCGAGGAAGAAGAACATAAGCTGGAAGGTCTTGACGTTCTTATATTGAATGCGTTACGTATAAGACCTCATCCGACGCATTTTAATTTGGAGCAGGCAACGGAACTCGCCCTAAAATACAAAGCAAAGAAAACCTACTTCACACACATCACACATGATATATTTCACGATGAGATAAGCGCTTCATTACCTCCAAATATTTTTCTGGGTTATGACGGTCTAACTTTTGAATTAGAATAA
- a CDS encoding septum formation initiator family protein, which yields MEEKEQIKSEPRKKEGLITVIARFIKYNKYFALFVLVLLVLVYMTVFGNKGLLHRVQMEREKQELEEQLKAETERTKQLQKEVDDLNKSDDKIEKVAREKYGLTKEGEKIYKVTVDSTK from the coding sequence ATGGAAGAAAAAGAACAAATAAAAAGCGAACCCCGCAAAAAAGAAGGTCTTATAACTGTAATTGCAAGGTTCATAAAGTACAACAAATATTTTGCGTTATTTGTATTGGTTCTGCTGGTTCTTGTATATATGACTGTATTTGGAAATAAAGGACTGCTTCACAGAGTACAGATGGAAAGAGAAAAGCAGGAGCTTGAAGAACAGCTCAAAGCAGAAACCGAAAGAACTAAGCAACTTCAAAAGGAAGTTGATGATCTGAACAAGTCTGACGACAAGATAGAAAAAGTAGCCCGCGAAAAATACGGTTTAACAAAAGAAGGTGAAAAAATTTACAAAGTCACTGTTGATTCTACCAAATAA
- a CDS encoding inositol monophosphatase produces MKETLIKATREAGRIIKENFAGEFDIESKGNVTANIVTEIDKKVEAKVIEIIKADFPDHGIVAEEIGEIDESAGVRWIIDPIDGTTNFAHSLPICCVSIGIEKDGEVIMGAVYNPLMGEFYFGEKGGGAFLNDKRISVSKTDVMELCLFVTGFPYDTSRNPHNPLGVFGDVVMMDIPVRRLGSAALDLCWVACGRFDGFWEYNLNPWDVAAGYIIAKEAGANVTDFTGNELSIYKGEILATNGLIHDKLLDVIKKAARKNEGS; encoded by the coding sequence TTGAAAGAAACATTAATTAAAGCCACACGGGAAGCCGGCAGAATAATTAAAGAGAATTTCGCCGGTGAATTTGACATCGAAAGTAAAGGAAACGTCACTGCTAACATCGTAACCGAAATCGACAAGAAGGTTGAAGCAAAAGTAATAGAAATAATTAAAGCAGACTTTCCAGATCATGGTATAGTTGCTGAAGAGATCGGTGAAATAGACGAAAGTGCCGGCGTTAGATGGATAATCGACCCCATAGACGGAACAACTAACTTCGCACACTCCCTGCCTATTTGCTGTGTCTCAATTGGGATTGAGAAAGATGGTGAAGTCATAATGGGCGCAGTTTATAATCCTTTAATGGGAGAGTTTTATTTCGGAGAAAAAGGAGGCGGAGCATTTTTGAACGATAAAAGGATCTCCGTTTCAAAGACTGATGTCATGGAGTTATGTCTCTTTGTTACAGGTTTCCCATATGACACAAGCCGAAACCCTCATAACCCTCTTGGAGTATTCGGTGATGTAGTAATGATGGACATACCTGTGAGAAGGCTTGGATCCGCGGCACTCGACCTGTGCTGGGTAGCTTGTGGCAGGTTCGACGGTTTCTGGGAATACAATCTGAATCCCTGGGATGTCGCCGCCGGCTACATTATCGCAAAGGAAGCTGGAGCAAATGTTACAGATTTTACGGGAAATGAGCTATCTATATACAAAGGAGAGATACTTGCAACAAACGGCTTGATCCATGATAAACTACTGGATGTAATTAAAAAGGCGGCAAGGAAAAATGAGGGAAGTTAA
- a CDS encoding NTP transferase domain-containing protein — MILAAGFGTRLKPLTDTLPKALIEYRGHPMIAYQIDRLKEAGIKEIIVNVHHHPEKMIEYISNNDFGVDIKLSLEDGEILGTGGGIIHAKDFFSGEDYFAVVNVDIDTNFNIKQLMDYAEEIKPFSAIAVQKRNTRRGLVFDDQMNMTGLQKEDSPAENVYAFNCMHVISGDVFRENLDVRFCGVFDIYLEMIQRGKTIVGYDVGNASFKDLGKMENLN; from the coding sequence ATGATATTAGCGGCAGGCTTTGGCACCAGACTGAAGCCTCTCACGGATACACTTCCAAAAGCCCTAATAGAGTACCGAGGGCATCCCATGATAGCATACCAGATAGACCGCCTCAAAGAGGCAGGCATTAAGGAAATAATAGTAAACGTACATCACCACCCGGAAAAAATGATCGAATACATAAGTAATAATGATTTCGGTGTTGATATTAAGCTCTCTCTGGAAGATGGCGAAATACTTGGCACTGGAGGAGGGATAATACATGCAAAAGACTTTTTTTCGGGCGAAGATTATTTTGCTGTAGTAAACGTAGATATAGATACTAATTTCAACATAAAACAGTTAATGGATTATGCCGAGGAAATCAAGCCCTTTTCAGCAATAGCTGTGCAGAAGAGAAATACAAGAAGAGGCTTGGTTTTCGATGACCAAATGAACATGACCGGGCTACAAAAGGAAGACTCCCCTGCTGAAAATGTTTATGCTTTCAACTGTATGCATGTGATCTCCGGCGATGTATTTCGTGAAAATCTGGATGTGAGATTTTGCGGGGTCTTTGACATTTACCTGGAAATGATACAGCGTGGAAAGACGATTGTTGGGTATGATGTGGGAAATGCTTCCTTCAAGGACCTTGGAAAGATGGAAAATCTCAATTAA
- a CDS encoding D-alanine--D-alanine ligase — protein MNIVLLTGGLSSEREVSLTSGKSIAAGLREAGHNVRVVDPIYGDKEVSEEKIFENTVKRDYPTAEALNELKRTADRNIITCINSKLFDNTDIVFLGLHGKLGEDGRIQTLLEMRGLKYTGSGILPSGIALDKNLSKILFRYYGIPTPEWMVIEKSSHIDHEEVNKLISSKIGFPNVVKPIDEGSTVGLTIVQPDVEDVELPNALETAFKYSDRAIIEQYIKGRELTVTIMGKEAYPVIEIRPKDGFYDYEHKYTKGMTEYICPAELSKETEEMTKKYAMLAHKVCGCSVYSRVDFIMDENGNVYCLEVNTLPGMTSTSLVPKSANALGMSFSDLLNKIIELSLMH, from the coding sequence TTGAACATAGTTTTATTGACAGGGGGGCTGTCATCTGAGCGTGAGGTTTCCCTAACATCTGGAAAAAGTATTGCTGCAGGGCTTAGAGAAGCCGGTCATAATGTTAGAGTAGTTGACCCAATTTATGGCGATAAAGAAGTTAGTGAAGAAAAGATTTTCGAGAATACTGTGAAACGTGACTACCCTACAGCAGAAGCACTAAATGAACTAAAAAGAACTGCCGACAGAAATATTATTACGTGCATTAATTCAAAGCTCTTTGATAATACGGACATAGTTTTTCTCGGTTTGCATGGAAAACTTGGTGAAGACGGAAGGATACAGACCCTTCTCGAGATGCGCGGATTGAAATATACCGGCTCGGGTATCTTACCATCGGGAATCGCACTAGACAAGAATCTCTCCAAGATACTCTTCCGTTATTACGGCATCCCCACACCGGAGTGGATGGTGATAGAAAAGAGTTCTCATATTGATCATGAAGAGGTAAACAAGTTGATTTCAAGTAAGATCGGATTTCCAAACGTCGTTAAACCTATCGATGAAGGATCAACTGTTGGACTGACGATAGTACAACCGGATGTTGAAGATGTTGAGCTTCCAAACGCGCTTGAGACGGCATTTAAATATTCCGATAGAGCGATAATCGAGCAGTACATTAAGGGACGCGAGCTGACAGTAACTATAATGGGCAAGGAGGCATACCCGGTAATCGAAATAAGACCAAAGGATGGTTTTTATGATTACGAGCATAAGTATACTAAGGGAATGACAGAATATATATGCCCTGCTGAGCTTTCAAAAGAAACTGAGGAAATGACCAAAAAGTATGCAATGCTGGCGCATAAAGTTTGTGGATGCTCTGTCTATTCAAGAGTTGATTTCATCATGGATGAAAATGGCAATGTTTATTGTTTGGAAGTTAATACTTTACCCGGAATGACGTCTACATCCCTGGTACCTAAGTCGGCAAATGCACTGGGAATGAGTTTTAGTGATCTGTTAAACAAAATAATAGAACTTTCATTAATGCATTAA
- a CDS encoding M42 family metallopeptidase, with the protein MENIVKTLEDLLKINSPSGYTEEVINYIEDLFEKSGLYISKTNKGSLFVSFSDKPRLALAGHIDTLGGMVKQVKPNGNLEITQVGGFHMNSIEGEYVTVRNYDGKLFTGTFLMNNPADHVNKELGSAKRSPENMSIRLDEKVKSNADVKKLNIGVGNFVFFDRRFEYTKSRFVKSRFLDNKACSAVMIEIIKEMVKKKAKSETGFYFSNYEEVGHGACVGIPSSVEELLVLDMAVVGDGCTGREDAVSICAKDSTGPYDFKMTEGLRTLAKKNKIDYEIDIYPYYGSDGSAARSAGLDARVALIGPGVSASHGMERTHVKGLEATYKLTKSYIEFFNRKGK; encoded by the coding sequence ATGGAAAACATAGTTAAAACTCTCGAAGACCTGCTAAAAATAAACTCTCCAAGCGGGTACACAGAAGAAGTAATAAATTACATAGAAGACCTGTTCGAAAAGAGCGGGTTATACATTTCGAAAACGAACAAAGGATCGCTCTTTGTTTCATTCAGCGATAAACCGCGTCTTGCTCTAGCCGGTCACATCGATACGCTTGGCGGAATGGTTAAGCAGGTAAAACCGAATGGAAATCTGGAAATAACACAGGTAGGCGGTTTTCACATGAATTCAATCGAAGGCGAATACGTGACAGTTAGAAATTATGACGGGAAATTATTTACGGGAACATTCCTGATGAATAATCCTGCTGATCATGTGAATAAAGAACTGGGATCCGCCAAAAGGTCACCTGAAAATATGTCTATACGTCTGGATGAAAAAGTTAAATCCAATGCGGACGTAAAAAAGCTAAATATCGGGGTAGGAAATTTTGTTTTCTTCGACAGAAGGTTCGAATATACAAAAAGCCGGTTTGTAAAAAGCAGGTTCCTTGACAACAAAGCATGCTCAGCAGTGATGATTGAAATAATCAAGGAAATGGTTAAGAAAAAAGCAAAAAGTGAAACGGGATTTTATTTTTCCAACTACGAAGAAGTAGGGCACGGAGCGTGTGTAGGAATTCCCTCTTCTGTAGAGGAACTGCTCGTCCTGGATATGGCAGTTGTAGGAGACGGGTGCACGGGTAGAGAAGATGCAGTTTCTATCTGCGCTAAGGACTCAACCGGACCATACGACTTCAAAATGACCGAAGGCCTTAGAACACTTGCTAAGAAAAACAAAATAGATTACGAGATAGACATTTATCCGTATTACGGATCCGATGGAAGCGCGGCACGCAGTGCTGGATTAGACGCAAGAGTAGCATTAATAGGACCTGGTGTTTCAGCTTCACACGGTATGGAAAGGACTCATGTTAAAGGACTCGAAGCCACGTATAAACTCACAAAATCTTATATTGAATTTTTCAATAGGAAAGGAAAGTAA
- a CDS encoding 6,7-dimethyl-8-ribityllumazine synthase: MISSCRIGIVVSKFNTPITEKLLKGALQALSEKGVPESNIDVIHVPGAYEISITLKKLCNSEKNYDGLIALGCLIKGETAHFEYICNSVSTLINSIACEFEIPIGFGVLTCYTAEQAYERSLDDPINAERNKGYESTQAVLEMVETLNKI, translated from the coding sequence TTGATCAGTTCCTGCCGAATAGGGATCGTCGTTAGCAAATTCAATACACCAATAACAGAAAAACTTTTAAAGGGAGCTTTACAGGCACTTTCTGAGAAAGGTGTCCCCGAGTCAAATATTGACGTCATACACGTCCCCGGTGCGTATGAAATTTCCATCACTTTAAAAAAACTTTGTAACAGCGAGAAGAATTATGATGGTCTAATTGCTCTGGGATGTTTAATAAAGGGTGAAACTGCTCATTTCGAGTATATTTGTAATTCAGTTTCTACCTTAATCAATTCTATAGCGTGTGAGTTCGAGATACCAATTGGGTTTGGTGTGCTGACTTGCTATACTGCTGAACAGGCGTATGAAAGGAGTCTGGACGACCCGATCAATGCTGAAAGAAATAAAGGTTATGAAAGCACGCAGGCTGTGCTTGAAATGGTAGAAACTCTAAACAAGATTTAA
- a CDS encoding DUF4878 domain-containing protein, whose protein sequence is MKNIILINMLLLVLLWGCGSQTGSDSPGNAINNFVKAVKEKNSNLAWDNLSDESHKMYDKIAANTNRTGKQYFEVSMEDPNSLGVLADNYEVVEEKVDGDKATIIIKTSTGQSNELYAVKENGGWKFDYSRSIQESMKEKGTP, encoded by the coding sequence GTGAAGAATATAATTTTAATAAATATGTTGTTGCTTGTATTACTCTGGGGATGCGGATCGCAAACAGGATCAGATTCCCCCGGTAATGCGATCAACAATTTTGTAAAAGCAGTTAAAGAGAAGAATTCAAATCTTGCCTGGGATAATTTATCTGATGAGTCTCATAAAATGTACGACAAGATCGCCGCAAATACAAATAGAACCGGTAAACAGTATTTCGAGGTGAGTATGGAGGACCCAAACTCACTTGGTGTACTTGCTGACAACTACGAAGTCGTCGAAGAAAAAGTTGATGGAGATAAAGCAACTATAATTATTAAAACCTCTACAGGTCAATCGAATGAGTTATACGCCGTTAAAGAGAACGGAGGATGGAAATTCGATTACTCGCGATCCATACAGGAAAGTATGAAAGAAAAAGGAACACCATAA
- a CDS encoding PHP domain-containing protein — MNFAKENIKADLHMHTSFSDGKLSPKELINQALKVGLSIISITDHDNVNGLDEAIEYGERVGIKVIPGVELSTGLMDKEVHILGYFIDHKSENLLKFLTSLRYARITRLQHMISKLNDMGSKITIDSITADLSEDISVGRPHVAKALVKEGFVKTRAEAFMKYIGDGKPAFVKKPVPNAKEAIQLISSIGGLSFVAHPGKMVRGEMLDELLKYGLDGVEVIHPSHGREDIEYFSSIASDNFLLVSGGSDFHGIYDREYGNMGNYVIPSYNIVNMRRRLF; from the coding sequence ATGAATTTCGCTAAAGAAAATATTAAAGCTGACCTGCATATGCATACCAGCTTCTCAGACGGAAAATTATCTCCAAAGGAGCTGATTAATCAGGCATTAAAGGTTGGTTTATCTATTATTAGCATTACGGACCATGACAATGTTAATGGGCTCGATGAAGCAATTGAATATGGTGAAAGAGTAGGAATCAAAGTAATTCCCGGAGTAGAGCTCAGTACGGGATTGATGGACAAGGAAGTTCATATTCTCGGTTATTTCATAGATCATAAAAGTGAGAACCTTCTAAAGTTTCTTACTTCTTTGAGGTATGCCAGAATCACACGCCTGCAACATATGATATCGAAGCTTAATGACATGGGAAGCAAGATCACCATCGATAGCATCACTGCTGACCTTTCGGAAGATATTTCTGTCGGCAGGCCTCATGTTGCAAAGGCTCTTGTCAAAGAAGGTTTTGTAAAAACACGAGCGGAGGCTTTTATGAAGTACATTGGTGACGGTAAACCTGCCTTTGTCAAAAAGCCCGTACCGAATGCCAAGGAAGCCATACAACTCATTTCGTCTATAGGCGGACTTTCGTTTGTGGCACATCCCGGGAAAATGGTAAGAGGTGAAATGCTCGATGAACTTCTTAAATATGGATTGGATGGAGTTGAAGTTATTCATCCTTCACATGGTCGTGAAGATATAGAATATTTTTCTTCTATTGCATCAGATAATTTCCTTCTTGTTAGCGGAGGTTCCGATTTTCACGGTATCTACGATAGGGAATATGGAAACATGGGGAACTACGTCATTCCCTCCTATAATATTGTTAATATGAGGAGACGCCTCTTTTGA